One segment of Rhipicephalus sanguineus isolate Rsan-2018 unplaced genomic scaffold, BIME_Rsan_1.4 Seq898, whole genome shotgun sequence DNA contains the following:
- the LOC119378620 gene encoding uncharacterized protein LOC119378620: MFYSFTVREDHRDFLRFLCFRDNDLNREIIECRMKVHVFGNSPSPAVATYGLRRTAREAVQQFGEDAKKFVERDFYVDDALKSFPTEEDAIGLLKTTQQMLASANIRLHKIASNRQNVLLAFPYEDHAKGLQNLDFSSDPLPTQRSLGLLWDVRDDSFVFRAPLQDKPYTRKGVLSTVNSLYDPLGFVAPVTVQGKHLLRELTAEGYDWDTPLSEDKRRQWDDWKTSLHALHDLRIARSYAPMSLRKARCKELHVFSDASTKAVAAVAYLRLIDVDGGKHIGFVMGKAKLTPQPEHTIPSLELCAAVLAVEMTDFILRELDFRPDSVVFCTDSRVVLGYIFNETRRFHVYVANRVQRIRKSTLPEQWKYVRTDENPADHATRMVPATRLKGTNWFTAPDFLSRHETDPATQDFVLVDPDHDKELRPEASTFVTKVNVNERLGSNRFSRFSSWQSLQRAVASLIRVVRQRGKEPQLEADAVQLLLRAKTVAIGAVQQDAFSKEIHCIREQKSLPRNSPLRKLDPFLDARGLLRVGGRLNKGDFPDDERNPLKIPGRHHVATLLVRHYHERVQHQGRHFTEGAIRSAGFWLIGGKRCIRSVMSGCVLCKKLRGRFQEQKMADLPRDRLSEEPPFTNVGIDVFGPWTIAARRTRGGIANSKRWAVIFTCLSIRAVHIEVIESLDTTAFINALRRFLAIRGPVKLIRSDCGTNFVGACRELGINAKSLDSSDVGNFLSENGCAWAFNPPHASHMGGAWERMIGITRRILDSMLIQNRHDHLTHDMLATFMAEVSAIINAGPLAPVSYDPEDPYLLTPATLLTQKQGNNAPAPGKLDTGNLYKRHWQQVQGLANGFWKRWRSAFLSTLQQRRKWQQAKPNLKKGDVILLKDSQAARSDWPVGVVTQSFPSTDGRVRRIEVKAFRNGAVKTFCRPITEVVLLVSPWYTVTVVYNGS; the protein is encoded by the coding sequence ATGTTTTACAGTTTCACGGTTCGAGAGGACCATCGAGACTTCCTGAGGTTTCTCTGTTTTAGAGACAACGACTTGAACAGAGAGATAATTGAGTGCCGAATGAAAGTGCATGTTTTCGGCAACAGCCCATCGCCCGCCGTAGCTACCTACGGGCTTCGACGAACAGCTCGAGAGGCTGTTCAGCAGTTCGGAGAGGACGCAAAGAAGTTTGTCGAAAGAGACTTCTACGTGGACGATGCCCTGAAGTCGTTTCCAACCGAAGAGGATGCCATTGGCCTGTTAAAGACGACGCAACAAATGCTTGCATCTGCTAACATTCGGCTGCACAAAATAGCCTCAAATAGGCAAAACGTTTTGCTTGCGTTCCCATACGAGGACCACGcgaaaggtttgcaaaacctcgACTTCAGCTCTGACCCATTGCCCACACAGAGAAGCCTTGGCTTGCTTTGGGACGTACGCGACGACAGCTTCGTTTTCCGGGCCCCACTTCAGGACAAGCCATACACTCGGAAAGGGGTATTATCGACGGTCAATAGCCTATACGACCCGCTGGGTTTTGTAGCTCCAGTCACGGTGCAAGGAAAACATCTGCTTCGTGAGCTGACTGCAGAAGGCTACGACTGGGACACTCCTCTCTCGGAGGACAAGCGTCGACAGTGGGACGACTGGAAAACCTCGCTTCACGCATTACATGATCTCCGAATCGCACGATCGTATGCACCAATGTCGCTGCGCAAGGCCAGATGCAAAGAACTTCACGTCTTCTCGGACGCGTCCACGAAAGCCGTAGCGGCAGTAGCATATCTGCGGTTGATCGACGTAGACGGGGGCAAACACATTGGATTTGTTATGGGAAAGGCGAAACTGACCCCTCAGCCAGAACACACCATACCAAGTCTTGAGTTGTGTGCAGCGGTGCTTGCGGTTGAAATGACCGATTTCATCCTACGAGAGTTAGACTTTCGGCCGGACTCGGTCGTATTCTGCACAGACAGCAGGGTGGTTTTGGGATATATTTTCAACGAGACCAGGCGGTTCCACGTGTACGTAGCCAACAGAGTCCAGCGCATTCGCAAGAGCACGCTACCAGAGCAGTGGAAGTACGTCCGCACGGACGAAAATCCGGCAGACCACGCCACGAGAATGGTGCCAGCGACGCGGCTCAAGGGCACAAACTGGTTCACGGCACCAGACTTCCTTTCGCGGCATGAGACAGATCCCGCAACACAGGATTTCGTCCTCGTGGATCCTGATCATGACAAAGAACTGAGGCCCGAGGCCAGCACGTTTGTTACCAAGGTGAATGTAAACGAACGACTCGGATCCAACCGCTTCAGTAGGTTTTCAAGCTGGCAATCGCTACAACGCGCTGTCGCCAGTCTGATCCGCGTAGTACGGCAGCGGGGAAAAGAGCCTCAGCTGGAGGCAGATGCTGTGCAGCTGCTACTGAGGGCCAAGACTGTCGCAATTGGGGCAGTGCAGCAGGATGCTTTCTCCAAGGAGATACACTGCATTCGTGAGCAAAAGTCACTTCCTAGAAATAGCCCACTCCGAAAACTCGATCCGTTTCTCGACGCACGCGGTTTGCTTCGCGTCGGCGGCCGCTTGAACAAAGGCGACTTTCCGGACGACGAAAGAAACCCCCTGAAAATCCCGGGCCGGCACCATGTCGCGACACTCCTTGTGCGTCACTACCATGAGCGTGTGCAACACCAAGGAAGACACTTTACTGAGGGTGCCATTCGGTCGGCTGGTTTCTGGCTAATCGGAGGCAAGAGGTGCATCCGCTCAGTGATGTCGGGTTGCGTTTTATGCAAGAAGCTCAGGGGACGCTTCCAAGAGCAGAAAATGGCCGACCTTCCAAGAGACAGGCTCAGCGAGGAGCCTCCGTTCACAAACGTTGGCATTGACGTATTTGGTCCATGGACCATCGCTGCCCGCCGGACAAGAGGTGGAATAGCCAACAGCAAGCGCTGGGCAGTTATATTTACTTGCCTCAGCATTCGCGCCGTGCACATTGAAGTTATCGAATCACTCGACACGACAGCCTTCATCAATGCCCTTCGTAGGTTCTTGGCAATACGAGGACCTGTCAAGCTGATACGTTCTGACTGCGGAACAAACTTCGTCGGAGCGTGCAGGGAACTAGGAATCAACGCCAAGAGTCTCGATAGTTCAGACGTTGGTAACTTCCTTAGCGAAAACGGCTGCGCGTGGGCATTCAACCCACCACATGCTTCTCATATGGGCGGAGCGTGGGAGCGGATGATTGGAATCACACGGCGCATCCTTGACTCTATGCTCATTCAGAACAGGCACGATCACCTTACGCACGACATGCTTGCGACCTTCATGGCAGAAGTGtccgccatcatcaatgccggGCCCTTAGCCCCCGTATCATATGACCCCGAAGATCCCTATCTTCTCACTCCAGCAACTCTCCTGACACAAAAACAGGGGAACAACGCGCCAGCTCCTGGAAAACTGGACACAGGCAACCTATACAAGCGGCACTGGCAACAAGTGCAGGGCCTCGCTAATGGTTTTTGGAAGCGCTGGCGCTCTGCCTTCCTCTCAACTTTGCAGCAACGGCGCAAGTGGCAACAAGCAAAGCCTAACCTAAAGAAAGGCGATGTCATCTTGTTAAAAGATAGCCAGGCCGCCCGCAGCGACTGGCCTGTGGGAGTCGTGACACAAAGTTTTCCTAGCACGGATGGAAGAGTGCGAAGAATAGAGGTCAAGGCATTTAGAAATGGAGCTGTGAAGACGTTTTGCAGACCCATCACGGAGGTTGTGCTTCTTGTGTCGCCATGGTATACAGTGACAGTGGTGTACAACGGGAGCTGA